A section of the Roseivirga sp. BDSF3-8 genome encodes:
- a CDS encoding ATP-binding protein has translation MLFAFLSFTSLIVFIAIVSVWYFRETDQVRQTRNQVGEVYVSTLRLTKADADFLATDITNNQFYQDGTSLLLRHRYDLSDLISDKIDSLSANESSGQFGIRQALGSFDRKRLAYEEKFAQLVKALKNRGFKDYGVEGDMREYAHELERHSPAIPEKDLLMLRRHEKDFLMRGEAEYIFAFNHLADVLLSRMSGNDNKAARALTNYKKAFNTLAKAKREIGLANQGGLIAELSDLGELLDDTFHEIDAKAQLKENEILDTIKSTYMYLVGVCVLLGLLLSHVLSRLITRPIVSLRLAMKEVESRGFTADHLNISASSSSVEIQQLYEAYNEMLKRLHSQLSLIRQSSQTLKDQNNNLKEINNKLHASEFRLKQLNNTKDKFFSIIAHDLKGPMATLSSFLKIFITYEQGFSREEMRGLASRMYDSTTQLSVLLENLLEWSRSQMGAIRYEPVQLVLNDLIHNNIALHRQRAMEKEISLDVSCESGLKVKADTYMLDFIIRNLLSNALKFTPAGGKVMVCASREEDLVHLFVKDTGIGIPYEDQKKLFEESHHLTKKGTANETGTGLGLLLSKEFATYHKATIQVKSKPGYGTTFTLALPVVEEEAVA, from the coding sequence TTGCTATTCGCATTCCTTTCTTTTACCAGCCTCATCGTATTCATTGCTATCGTGTCTGTCTGGTACTTTCGTGAGACTGATCAGGTCAGGCAGACCCGTAATCAGGTGGGAGAGGTTTATGTAAGTACACTCAGACTTACTAAAGCTGATGCTGATTTTCTGGCTACGGATATTACGAATAATCAGTTTTACCAGGATGGCACCAGTTTGCTTTTGCGCCACAGGTATGACCTTTCTGATTTAATTTCAGACAAGATAGACTCTCTTTCAGCTAATGAATCATCCGGTCAGTTTGGTATTCGCCAGGCACTAGGAAGCTTTGACAGGAAACGGCTGGCCTATGAGGAAAAATTTGCCCAGCTCGTTAAAGCCTTAAAAAATCGTGGCTTTAAAGACTACGGTGTTGAAGGGGATATGAGAGAATACGCTCACGAACTGGAAAGGCACTCCCCCGCTATTCCGGAAAAAGACCTCTTGATGTTGCGAAGGCATGAAAAGGATTTTCTTATGAGGGGGGAAGCTGAGTATATCTTTGCCTTCAATCATTTAGCAGACGTGCTTCTTTCCCGTATGTCAGGTAATGATAATAAAGCCGCCCGGGCCCTTACAAATTATAAGAAGGCTTTTAATACATTAGCTAAAGCCAAGAGAGAAATTGGCCTGGCAAACCAGGGAGGACTCATAGCTGAACTAAGTGACCTGGGAGAGCTACTTGATGATACATTTCACGAGATAGATGCCAAAGCCCAGCTCAAGGAAAATGAGATCCTGGACACTATTAAATCCACCTATATGTACCTGGTTGGGGTTTGTGTACTATTGGGCCTTTTGCTGAGTCATGTACTATCCCGTCTTATTACCAGACCGATAGTATCACTGAGGCTGGCCATGAAGGAAGTGGAGTCCAGAGGCTTTACGGCAGATCACCTGAATATAAGTGCTTCCTCTTCTTCAGTAGAGATTCAGCAGCTATATGAAGCTTACAATGAGATGCTAAAGCGCCTGCATAGTCAGCTGAGCCTTATCCGGCAAAGCAGCCAGACGCTGAAAGACCAGAATAATAACCTGAAAGAAATTAACAATAAGCTGCATGCCTCAGAATTCAGACTTAAGCAGCTTAATAATACCAAAGACAAATTTTTCAGTATCATCGCTCACGATCTGAAAGGCCCGATGGCTACGCTGTCCTCATTTCTCAAGATATTTATCACCTATGAACAGGGCTTTTCGAGGGAAGAAATGAGGGGGCTGGCCAGCCGCATGTATGATAGCACCACTCAATTGAGTGTGTTACTCGAGAACCTGCTGGAATGGAGCCGAAGCCAGATGGGGGCTATTCGCTACGAACCTGTTCAATTGGTTCTTAATGACCTCATACATAATAATATAGCTCTTCATCGCCAGCGTGCTATGGAGAAGGAGATAAGCCTTGATGTTTCTTGTGAGTCCGGGTTAAAGGTGAAGGCAGACACTTATATGCTCGACTTTATTATACGAAACCTACTTTCAAATGCACTGAAATTTACCCCTGCGGGAGGTAAGGTTATGGTTTGCGCGAGTAGAGAGGAGGACCTTGTACACCTGTTTGTAAAAGATACCGGGATAGGTATCCCTTATGAGGATCAGAAGAAGCTATTTGAAGAAAGTCATCACCTGACAAAGAAAGGTACGGCTAATGAGACCGGCACAGGCCTGGGGCTACTGCTGAGCAAGGAATTTGCCACCTACCACAAGGCCACTATCCAGGTTAAAAGTAAGCCAGGGTACGGCACTACCTTCACACTGGCTCTTCCCGTGGTGGAAGAAGAGGCGGTAGCGTGA
- a CDS encoding DinB family protein, which yields MDAFPIAEECSDSHKILFNALEGTNAHLKPEVVLEGLTARVAGQEVPGSPYTIWQLLLHLNYWQDRFMKNFLNQTVRPVAHAALGWSCDKAPESETALQKEIARFIKSLDKVKELLDDPTTEFVEASGGYGSGYDAIQSMASHCSYHLGQIMLLRQLLSAYPPPSGGFVW from the coding sequence ATGGATGCTTTCCCAATTGCTGAAGAATGCTCAGATTCTCACAAAATCCTGTTTAACGCGCTTGAGGGCACCAATGCTCATCTAAAGCCTGAAGTTGTACTGGAAGGACTTACTGCCCGCGTAGCAGGTCAGGAGGTGCCTGGTTCACCCTATACTATATGGCAACTTTTGCTGCACTTAAACTACTGGCAGGACAGGTTTATGAAAAATTTCCTGAACCAGACGGTGCGTCCGGTGGCACACGCTGCCCTGGGATGGTCATGCGATAAAGCTCCGGAATCAGAAACGGCGTTACAAAAGGAAATAGCCCGTTTTATAAAAAGCCTGGATAAAGTTAAGGAATTACTGGACGACCCTACAACGGAATTTGTAGAAGCCAGCGGGGGCTATGGCTCCGGCTATGATGCTATTCAAAGCATGGCGTCACATTGCAGCTATCACCTTGGACAGATTATGTTACTCAGGCAGTTACTCTCTGCCTACCCTCCTCCTTCAGGAGGATTTGTATGGTAA
- a CDS encoding lmo0937 family membrane protein: MKNLLVIVAVVLFILWLLGYFAFPNIGGIIHVLAVIALVLIIIRLVRGR; the protein is encoded by the coding sequence ATGAAAAACCTGTTAGTGATTGTAGCGGTAGTACTCTTTATACTATGGCTACTGGGTTATTTTGCATTCCCTAATATAGGAGGAATTATCCACGTATTAGCTGTTATTGCCCTGGTTCTGATTATCATTCGACTAGTCAGAGGCAGATAG
- a CDS encoding metalloregulator ArsR/SmtB family transcription factor — MRLKHFNLPFSVQLFKALSDEARVRILVLLQEKGNLCISDLELILDFTQTKTSRHITYLRNAGILASRKADQYVFYYIKEEVENFVRQMLKYVQSDGRLKKDLEIHDILESNRELAKNKVDPDNRRLP, encoded by the coding sequence ATGCGATTAAAACACTTCAATCTTCCTTTTTCTGTACAGCTTTTCAAGGCCCTCAGTGATGAGGCAAGGGTAAGGATACTTGTATTATTACAGGAAAAGGGGAATCTGTGTATTTCCGACCTTGAATTGATTCTGGACTTCACGCAGACTAAAACCAGCCGTCATATCACCTACCTGCGAAATGCAGGCATTTTGGCTAGCCGGAAAGCCGACCAATATGTTTTTTATTATATTAAGGAGGAGGTAGAAAACTTTGTGAGGCAAATGCTGAAATACGTGCAAAGCGATGGAAGATTAAAAAAAGACCTGGAAATCCACGACATATTGGAATCCAACCGGGAGCTGGCCAAAAACAAAGTGGATCCTGATAACCGCAGGCTACCGTGA
- a CDS encoding ABC transporter permease, with product MLRYLLRRLLWAIPAVLAVALLVLLIGELAPQDWVAGRLEGTAGRFSDKNTAEMRQTVYRRIRSQYGLDLPIFYVSITSLAEPDTLRSLYPSALRELAGRVVYNYGNWEPAANYTSLVMEAETATLNNPDVASLIGPLYKWHDVSTAKRQWMALAEFPGITTKTRSLTRQALVTLDNLERTATPWKNFIPKIRWHGINNRYHLWLTSLIKGDFGTSFRDGEAVNDKISTAVSQTLWVTIPALFMTFLLSLWLGKFLSQNSFSIPANLSSTALYMLDAMPLFWLCLLFIMALVTLDLYELLPFYDVISVPSSGPQQVFTKLRQLIFPISCLALSSIPYVTKQVESAFKEVYPKEYITTARAKGLSESKVTWKHAFRNAIFPLITLISLFLPAVFAGSLVVEALFAIPGIGKLLTDSVIARDFPVVMGIVFYIALIRIGANILADIAYFASDPRIRLRE from the coding sequence ATGCTCAGGTATTTGCTCCGAAGGCTTTTATGGGCTATTCCTGCTGTACTGGCAGTAGCACTGCTCGTACTGCTTATCGGTGAGCTAGCCCCGCAGGACTGGGTGGCCGGCCGGCTGGAGGGCACAGCAGGCCGGTTTTCTGACAAAAATACGGCAGAAATGCGGCAAACGGTCTACCGCAGGATAAGGAGCCAATACGGACTTGATCTGCCGATATTTTACGTTAGCATCACCTCCCTTGCAGAGCCCGATACACTCAGGAGCCTTTACCCCTCTGCACTACGCGAGCTGGCCGGGCGCGTAGTATATAACTATGGTAACTGGGAGCCGGCCGCTAACTACACCTCACTGGTAATGGAGGCGGAGACTGCTACCCTCAACAACCCCGACGTAGCCTCACTCATAGGCCCCCTTTACAAATGGCATGATGTCTCAACTGCGAAACGCCAATGGATGGCCCTGGCTGAATTTCCCGGTATCACAACCAAAACGAGGTCGCTGACCAGACAGGCGTTGGTAACACTGGATAATCTGGAGCGAACAGCCACTCCATGGAAGAACTTTATTCCGAAAATACGATGGCACGGCATCAATAACCGCTACCACCTCTGGCTCACATCATTGATAAAAGGCGACTTCGGGACCTCATTCAGGGATGGCGAAGCTGTCAATGACAAAATCAGCACAGCAGTCAGCCAGACACTATGGGTGACCATTCCCGCTTTGTTTATGACCTTCTTGCTCTCATTGTGGCTTGGAAAATTCCTTTCGCAGAACAGCTTTTCTATACCGGCCAACTTGTCTTCCACTGCGTTATACATGTTAGATGCCATGCCCTTATTCTGGCTTTGCCTTTTATTTATCATGGCGCTTGTGACCCTCGATCTATACGAGTTACTCCCTTTTTATGATGTGATCAGTGTACCATCATCCGGGCCTCAGCAGGTCTTCACTAAGCTCAGGCAGCTAATATTTCCTATAAGCTGCCTTGCACTGTCTTCTATCCCATACGTCACCAAGCAAGTGGAATCCGCCTTTAAAGAAGTCTACCCCAAAGAATACATCACCACCGCCAGGGCAAAAGGATTGAGTGAGTCAAAGGTCACATGGAAACATGCTTTCCGCAATGCAATATTTCCCTTGATCACCCTGATCTCCCTGTTTTTACCCGCAGTATTTGCCGGATCGCTGGTAGTAGAGGCACTCTTCGCTATTCCAGGTATAGGCAAGCTTCTGACCGATTCGGTTATCGCCAGAGATTTTCCTGTAGTGATGGGGATCGTTTTTTATATTGCTTTGATCCGTATTGGAGCCAATATTTTGGCAGATATCGCCTATTTTGCGAGCGATCCACGGATCAGACTTAGAGAATGA
- a CDS encoding septal ring lytic transglycosylase RlpA family protein — translation MTRLYIFLFILIPALSCTSEEQGPDPFTATGEASFYGRAFNGQKTASGDIYKMDSLTAAHLYLPLGTIIEVKNLDNGRVVEVVINDRGPYSNDRLLDLSRAAADSLGMVEDGTAEVRITVVKAAEGYTVEDSVATDRQKEYERNAG, via the coding sequence ATGACTCGCCTATACATATTCCTTTTTATCCTTATTCCCGCCTTATCCTGTACTTCAGAAGAGCAGGGGCCGGACCCTTTCACCGCCACCGGTGAGGCAAGCTTTTACGGAAGGGCATTCAATGGACAGAAAACAGCCTCCGGAGATATTTATAAAATGGATAGCCTGACGGCTGCTCACCTTTATCTGCCGCTTGGTACTATTATAGAAGTGAAAAACCTGGATAACGGCCGGGTGGTGGAAGTAGTAATCAACGATCGCGGTCCCTATTCCAACGACCGGTTGCTGGACTTATCCCGCGCTGCGGCGGATAGCCTGGGAATGGTTGAAGATGGCACCGCAGAGGTTCGGATTACAGTAGTAAAAGCCGCAGAGGGCTACACTGTAGAGGACAGCGTAGCCACAGACAGGCAGAAGGAGTACGAAAGAAACGCCGGTTAA
- a CDS encoding YjjG family noncanonical pyrimidine nucleotidase: protein MRKTYKHIFFDLDHTLWDYEKNSHETLTELYYHYRLYEFNRFTADELIERFSLINRKLWRQFNDGKVTASYLRKKRFLDVFDSLGLARAVVPESFTDDYVRLCPTKTNLIPYTLEMLDYLKEKQYKLHIITNGFRDVQHIKLSKSNLSDYFTEIVTSDCTGFKKPHKQIFAFLLDKAKAEQGECIMVGDNLEADILGARNMKIDQVYYNRHNLKHKESPNFEITCLSELQKIL, encoded by the coding sequence ATGAGAAAGACTTATAAGCACATCTTCTTTGACCTTGATCACACCCTGTGGGACTACGAGAAAAACTCTCATGAAACCCTGACTGAGCTTTACTATCACTATAGATTGTATGAATTTAACCGGTTTACAGCGGATGAGCTGATTGAGCGGTTCAGCCTCATAAACCGAAAGCTGTGGAGGCAATTTAATGACGGAAAGGTCACGGCAAGCTATCTCCGCAAAAAGCGCTTCCTTGATGTATTCGATAGCCTGGGACTGGCCAGGGCGGTAGTACCGGAGTCATTTACAGATGATTATGTGCGGTTATGTCCTACAAAGACGAATCTCATTCCTTACACCCTGGAAATGCTGGACTACCTGAAGGAGAAGCAGTATAAGCTACACATTATCACCAATGGCTTCCGGGATGTACAGCACATCAAGCTATCTAAAAGCAACCTTTCGGATTATTTCACAGAGATTGTAACGAGCGATTGCACAGGTTTCAAAAAACCTCACAAGCAGATCTTTGCTTTTCTACTGGATAAGGCAAAGGCTGAGCAGGGCGAGTGCATCATGGTAGGCGACAACCTGGAAGCGGATATACTCGGGGCCAGGAATATGAAGATTGACCAGGTATACTATAACCGGCATAACCTGAAGCACAAAGAAAGCCCTAATTTTGAGATCACTTGCCTGAGTGAACTTCAGAAAATCCTATAA
- a CDS encoding ABC transporter permease produces MIIRSRKTYYTFFRTDTFLSAVWLLLMVIFAVFGPFITGENGSRGILPFNADKLHPSASFLPPFSTIEPDGRVFYLGSDHLGRDLLSGIVTGARSSMLVALAAMTLASVLGTLLGGLAGFFGDRQIIISRAAWMAGGIHLLLVWFYLIYVPRYTWQDLPDAGLFGSLQFLLQILLFWLCILIITYALLVLFRYIPWFRKGLPLPIDTWSTGFTEIFASVPRLFLVLSLVAVVKPGVWTFVLLMGATSWIGAARLVRGQMLRIRRQEYIEAAYALGISRRKIWLRHALPNSAAVVLVDFTFGVAAILMAESTLSFLGVGLPPEVTSWGKLLSNIKYDAAAWWLVVFPGLTIFLTILSIHTLGDAVRKKINPREIA; encoded by the coding sequence ATGATCATTAGAAGCAGAAAAACATACTATACATTTTTCAGGACAGACACCTTCCTGTCAGCCGTATGGCTTTTACTCATGGTTATTTTTGCCGTATTCGGCCCTTTCATCACTGGTGAAAACGGAAGCAGAGGCATTCTGCCTTTTAATGCTGATAAACTTCACCCTTCCGCCTCTTTTTTACCACCATTCAGCACGATAGAGCCTGACGGGAGAGTGTTTTACCTCGGGTCAGACCACCTGGGCCGGGACCTGCTCTCAGGCATTGTGACCGGTGCCAGAAGCAGCATGCTCGTGGCCCTGGCTGCGATGACCCTCGCCTCTGTATTGGGCACCTTATTAGGGGGCCTGGCAGGCTTCTTCGGCGACAGACAGATTATCATTAGCCGCGCAGCCTGGATGGCCGGAGGCATCCATCTGTTACTGGTGTGGTTCTACCTTATCTATGTGCCACGGTATACCTGGCAAGACCTCCCTGATGCCGGTCTGTTCGGCTCACTGCAGTTTCTTTTACAGATCCTGCTCTTTTGGCTATGTATTCTCATCATTACCTATGCTCTGCTGGTCCTGTTCCGCTATATTCCCTGGTTCCGAAAGGGACTCCCCTTGCCTATTGATACCTGGTCTACAGGATTTACAGAGATCTTTGCCAGCGTTCCGCGACTGTTCCTCGTTCTTTCACTGGTAGCTGTCGTAAAGCCGGGCGTATGGACCTTTGTATTACTTATGGGAGCTACCTCATGGATAGGCGCAGCCAGGCTGGTCCGCGGACAGATGTTACGTATCAGAAGGCAGGAATATATTGAGGCCGCTTACGCTCTGGGCATATCGCGAAGAAAGATATGGCTGAGGCATGCCCTCCCAAATAGTGCCGCTGTGGTACTGGTTGACTTTACATTCGGGGTGGCCGCCATCCTTATGGCAGAATCAACCCTTTCGTTTCTAGGAGTAGGCCTTCCTCCGGAGGTAACAAGCTGGGGGAAGCTACTTTCTAACATTAAGTATGATGCTGCTGCCTGGTGGCTCGTCGTTTTCCCTGGGCTCACCATCTTTCTGACTATCCTGTCTATCCATACCTTGGGGGATGCGGTACGAAAGAAAATTAACCCAAGAGAAATAGCTTAG
- a CDS encoding carboxypeptidase-like regulatory domain-containing protein, whose protein sequence is MVASQAHAQDNGDEQQEKKKVIQFSGVVIDAVTEEPLPGVHVYVPLAGRGTTSSSFGYFSMPVLEGDSVVISSVGFRKRGLIIPATEKDTYSVMIELSEDTTMLPTVEVLPYPTEELFKEAVLAMELPDEGNYDNLAENLNEELMASMFRSTPMDGELNYRVYQQQQIQYMNDRFGPRPNPLLNPFNWARFIKSLKKEK, encoded by the coding sequence ATGGTAGCATCACAAGCCCATGCCCAGGATAACGGAGATGAGCAGCAGGAAAAGAAAAAAGTAATTCAGTTTAGCGGTGTGGTAATCGACGCGGTTACTGAAGAGCCCCTCCCCGGAGTTCACGTGTATGTACCCCTGGCAGGGCGGGGTACCACCTCCAGTAGCTTCGGCTACTTTTCCATGCCGGTACTCGAAGGCGACAGTGTAGTTATCAGTTCAGTTGGCTTTCGTAAAAGAGGGCTTATCATTCCTGCAACGGAAAAGGACACTTATTCGGTGATGATCGAGCTGAGTGAAGATACCACTATGCTGCCTACCGTAGAGGTATTGCCATACCCTACTGAAGAATTATTTAAAGAAGCGGTACTCGCCATGGAGTTACCAGATGAAGGTAACTATGATAATCTGGCTGAAAACCTTAATGAAGAGTTGATGGCCAGCATGTTCAGAAGCACGCCCATGGATGGCGAGCTTAACTATCGTGTGTATCAGCAACAGCAGATACAGTACATGAATGACCGCTTCGGCCCCCGCCCCAACCCGCTTTTGAACCCCTTCAACTGGGCTAGATTTATCAAGAGTCTGAAGAAGGAAAAATAA
- a CDS encoding ABC transporter substrate-binding protein: MRLHTVLILLAFLSLSGCFSSDEGAESVNSVSVRLAQNPETLNPVSYVDQYTFRVSNYIYQSLLTIDHRNNGIRPQLAVDLPTVEAVDSGFLYHYEIRPEANWSPGHPVTSEDVAFTIKLFFLPRLNNDKASVDYQFIRGLVPHPTNPKKFAIYCESGADDLKLLTGDFLILPRHLFDNENVTGQWPLHDLVAGKIDTQGNAPYDRFVRKFNDPATSRDSTMITGSHAYHLVAWETDKYITLKRKKEWWGDKLPASSGISAKPDEIIFRIIPDYNTSLLMLKAGRIDLMDNITSSDFRQLKKDKAFLQNYSLYSPSTYKFIYLGLNDRLPKLADSDTRRALAHLLDVSQIIELNEYGIAQPATGMISPADSAHFNDNIVPYPYNPERARAILEDAGWQQKDGTWTREKRGTKQELGFVITYKSGTPAYETIALILQEAAASIGIKTELKPVEGAVLSESLRNHEFEIFIGALRGNPFAYDFRPILHTDASGKGGYNYTGFGTTESDSLVDTIVKDTSATNRVNYLYRLQEILHEEANIIYLYFIQDKIAIHSRFTNVTISSLQPGYELTNFTLKEED, from the coding sequence ATGCGATTACATACCGTCCTGATTCTGCTTGCTTTTCTCTCCCTTTCCGGGTGTTTCTCATCCGATGAAGGCGCTGAATCAGTAAATTCGGTTTCAGTAAGACTCGCTCAAAATCCGGAAACCCTAAACCCGGTAAGCTATGTGGATCAGTACACGTTCAGAGTAAGCAACTACATCTATCAATCCCTCCTTACCATCGACCATAGGAATAACGGCATTAGACCTCAGCTAGCAGTGGACCTCCCCACAGTGGAGGCTGTTGACTCCGGATTTCTATACCACTACGAGATCAGGCCTGAGGCAAATTGGAGTCCGGGACATCCTGTTACTTCTGAAGACGTGGCCTTCACCATAAAGCTTTTCTTTCTCCCACGCCTCAATAATGACAAGGCAAGCGTGGATTACCAGTTTATTAGAGGACTCGTACCCCACCCTACTAACCCTAAAAAATTTGCTATTTATTGCGAATCGGGCGCAGATGACCTCAAGCTGCTTACCGGCGACTTTCTGATATTACCCAGGCACCTGTTTGATAACGAGAATGTAACCGGTCAATGGCCCCTGCATGACCTCGTAGCAGGCAAGATCGACACCCAGGGCAATGCCCCTTATGATCGGTTCGTCCGGAAGTTTAACGACCCCGCCACTTCACGAGATTCCACTATGATAACCGGCAGTCACGCCTATCACCTTGTAGCATGGGAAACCGACAAATACATTACCCTGAAGCGTAAGAAAGAATGGTGGGGAGATAAATTACCGGCCTCTTCCGGGATTTCAGCAAAGCCGGATGAGATCATCTTCCGCATTATTCCGGATTACAACACCAGTCTGCTCATGCTTAAAGCCGGAAGAATTGATTTAATGGATAATATTACCTCTTCTGACTTCCGCCAGCTGAAAAAAGATAAGGCCTTCCTGCAGAATTATTCCCTCTACTCTCCTTCTACCTATAAATTCATTTATCTCGGTCTGAATGACCGCCTCCCTAAGCTGGCTGACAGCGACACCAGACGAGCCCTGGCGCATTTGCTGGATGTCTCCCAGATAATCGAGTTAAACGAATATGGCATAGCTCAGCCCGCCACAGGAATGATTTCACCAGCAGATTCGGCACATTTTAACGATAATATCGTGCCTTATCCTTATAATCCGGAAAGGGCAAGAGCGATACTGGAGGATGCAGGCTGGCAACAGAAAGACGGTACCTGGACGCGCGAAAAAAGAGGAACCAAACAGGAACTTGGATTCGTGATTACCTACAAAAGCGGAACTCCGGCATACGAAACCATTGCCCTCATCCTGCAGGAGGCTGCAGCCTCTATTGGCATTAAAACCGAACTCAAACCGGTCGAAGGGGCCGTGCTCTCCGAATCTTTGCGTAATCACGAGTTTGAAATCTTTATTGGCGCCCTCCGGGGCAATCCCTTTGCGTATGACTTCAGGCCTATTCTTCATACTGATGCCAGTGGAAAGGGAGGATACAATTATACAGGTTTTGGCACAACCGAAAGTGATTCGCTGGTAGACACCATAGTCAAAGACACTTCGGCAACCAACCGGGTAAACTACCTATACCGCCTGCAGGAAATACTGCACGAAGAAGCCAATATTATCTACCTCTATTTCATTCAGGATAAAATCGCTATCCACAGCCGGTTTACTAATGTGACCATTTCATCCTTGCAACCAGGGTATGAACTCACTAATTTCACCCTGAAAGAAGAAGACTAG
- the pruA gene encoding L-glutamate gamma-semialdehyde dehydrogenase, protein MSNGLFKVPVPHNEPVNSYAPGTPERKELKAMLEKLRGEEADIPMYIGGDKVRTDKKIRLSPPHDHQHTLGFFHEGDKSHAEQAVTAALNAREHWADLSWEHRAGIFLKAAELIAGPWRARLNAATMLGQSKNAYQAEIDSACEIVDFLRFNAAYMTEIYAQQPESASGVWNRLEHRGLEGFIFAITPFNFTAIAGNLPAAPAMMGNTVVWKPAYTQVYAADVIMQVFREAGLPDGVINLIYVDGPAAGEVVFNHPDFAGLHFTGSTGVFRQLWKTIGENIHKYKTYPRIVGETGGKDFVIAHASADARQVATGLARGAFEFQGQKCSAASRAYIPANLWDDVRNYLVEDVKSFKMGGVEDFGNFINAVIDERSFDKIAGYIDKAKESNMTEIVAGGGYDKSKGYFIEPTVIVTKDPQYLTMCEEIFGPVLTIYVYQPENFNETLDLVDQTSEYALTGAIFSRDRYVIDMAMKKLRHAAGNFYINDKPTGAVVGQQPFGGSRASGTNDKAGSMLNLLRWVSPRTIKETFVTPTDYRYPFMKDAE, encoded by the coding sequence ATGTCTAACGGATTATTCAAGGTACCCGTACCTCATAACGAGCCGGTTAACTCATATGCTCCCGGCACGCCTGAGCGCAAGGAGCTTAAAGCCATGCTGGAAAAACTACGTGGCGAAGAGGCCGATATCCCCATGTATATCGGCGGAGACAAAGTGCGTACAGATAAAAAGATCCGTCTGAGCCCTCCTCATGACCACCAGCATACACTGGGATTTTTTCATGAAGGCGACAAGTCTCACGCAGAACAAGCAGTAACAGCTGCGCTTAATGCCCGTGAACACTGGGCTGATCTCTCCTGGGAGCACCGCGCAGGTATATTCCTGAAAGCTGCGGAACTGATCGCCGGGCCATGGCGCGCCAGGCTTAACGCGGCTACCATGCTGGGGCAGTCAAAGAATGCTTACCAGGCCGAAATTGATTCTGCCTGTGAGATAGTGGACTTCCTCCGGTTCAATGCAGCCTACATGACTGAAATCTATGCCCAGCAGCCTGAGTCGGCTTCCGGTGTATGGAACAGGCTGGAGCACCGTGGCCTCGAAGGATTCATTTTTGCTATCACTCCTTTTAACTTTACAGCCATTGCGGGTAACCTGCCTGCCGCCCCTGCTATGATGGGCAACACAGTAGTGTGGAAGCCTGCCTATACTCAGGTGTACGCTGCTGATGTGATTATGCAGGTATTCCGTGAAGCAGGCCTTCCTGACGGGGTTATCAACCTTATTTATGTGGATGGTCCTGCAGCTGGCGAGGTGGTATTTAACCACCCTGACTTTGCCGGCCTGCACTTTACGGGCAGTACCGGTGTGTTCCGCCAACTCTGGAAGACAATCGGCGAGAACATTCATAAATACAAAACATACCCCAGGATCGTGGGTGAGACGGGCGGTAAGGACTTTGTCATTGCCCATGCCAGTGCGGATGCCAGGCAGGTAGCGACAGGCCTGGCCAGAGGTGCATTTGAATTTCAGGGGCAGAAATGTTCCGCCGCCAGCCGTGCTTATATTCCTGCAAACCTGTGGGACGATGTACGCAACTACCTGGTAGAAGACGTGAAATCGTTTAAAATGGGAGGCGTAGAGGACTTTGGCAACTTTATAAACGCGGTAATCGATGAGAGATCATTCGATAAGATTGCCGGTTATATAGATAAGGCCAAGGAATCTAATATGACGGAAATAGTAGCCGGTGGCGGATATGATAAGTCAAAAGGGTACTTTATAGAACCTACTGTCATCGTGACAAAAGACCCGCAGTACCTGACGATGTGCGAGGAAATTTTCGGCCCTGTACTTACCATCTATGTTTATCAGCCGGAGAACTTCAATGAGACGCTTGACCTGGTAGACCAGACCTCAGAATATGCCCTGACAGGGGCCATCTTCAGCCGTGACCGCTATGTCATCGATATGGCTATGAAGAAGCTTCGTCATGCGGCAGGTAACTTCTACATAAACGATAAGCCTACGGGCGCAGTAGTAGGTCAGCAGCCATTTGGTGGCTCACGGGCCAGTGGCACTAATGATAAGGCAGGGTCTATGCTAAACCTGCTTCGATGGGTATCTCCCAGAACTATTAAGGAGACATTCGTTACGCCTACCGATTACAGGTACCCCTTTATGAAGGATGCTGAATAA